One stretch of Mus pahari chromosome 5, PAHARI_EIJ_v1.1, whole genome shotgun sequence DNA includes these proteins:
- the Avpr1b gene encoding vasopressin V1b receptor — translation MDSEPSWTATSSPGGTLLVPNATTPWLGRDEELAKVEIGILATVLVLATGGNLAVLLILGRQGHKRSRMHLFVLHLALTDLGVALFQVLPQLLWDITYRFQGSDLLCRAVKYLQVLSMFASTYMLLAMTLDRYLAVCHPLRSLQQPSQSTYPLIAVPWLLAAILSLPQMFIFSLREVIQGSGVLDCWADFYFSWGPRVYITWTTMAIFVLPVVVLTACYGLICHEIYKNLKVKTQAGREERRGWPKSSSSAAAAATRGLPSRVSSISTISRAKIRTVKMTFIIVLAYIACWAPFFSVQMWSVWDENAPNEDSTNVAFTISMLLGNLSSCCNPWIYMGFNSHLLPPSLSHRACCRGSKPRVHRQLSTSSLASRRTTLLTHTCGPSTLRLSLNLSLHAKPKPAGSLKDLEQVDGEATMETSNF, via the exons ATGGATTCTGAGCCTTCTTGGACTGCCACCTCCTCCCCTGGGGGGACCCTGCTTGTCCCCAATGCCACCACACCCTGGCTGGGTAGGGATGAAGAACTAGCCAAGGTGGAGATTGGTATCCTAGCTACTGTCCTGGTTCTGGCCACGGGAGGCAACCTGGCTGTCCTACTGATCCTGGGCCGCCAGGGCCACAAGCGCTCCCGCATGCATCTGTTCGTGCTGCACTTGGCCCTGACCGACCTGGGCGTGGCGCTTTTCCAGGTATTGCCTCAGCTGCTCTGGGACATCACCTATCGCTTCCAGGGCTCTGACCTCCTCTGCCGGGCTGTCAAATATCTACAGGTGCTCAGCATGTTTGCTTCCACTTACATGCTGCTAGCCATGACGCTGGACCGGTACCTGGCTGTCTGTCACCCTCTTCGAAGCCTCCAGCAGCCCAGCCAGTCCACCTATCCTCTTATTGCTGTTCCCTGGCTGCTGGCTGCCATCCTCAGCCTCCCTCAGATGTTCATTTTTTCGTTGCGAGAGGTGATCCAGGGCTCAGGGGTGCTGGACTGCTGGGCAGATTTCTACTTTTCCTGGGGCCCGCGGGTCTACATCACTTGGACTACCATGGCCATCTTTGTGCTGCCCGTGGTGGTGCTCACAGCTTGCTACGGCCTCATCTGCCACGAGATCTACAAGAACCTGAAAGTCAAGACACAGGCTggcagggaggaaagaaggggctGGCCCAAGTCCTCATCTTCTGCCGCTGCTGCAGCCACTAGGGGGCTGCCGTCCCGGGTCAGCAGCATCAGTACCATCTCCAGGGCAAAGATCCGAACCGTGAAGATGACCTTTATCATTGTGCTGGCCTACATTGCTTGCTGGGCACCTTTCTTCAGTGTCCAGATGTGGTCTGTGTGGGACGAGAATGCACCTAATGAAG ATTCTACCAATGTGGCTTTCACCATCTCGATGCTTCTGGGCAACCTCAGCAGCTGCTGCAACCCCTGGATCTATATGGGCTTCAACAGCCACCTGTTGCCACCTTCCCTGAGTCACCGCGCCTGCTGCAGGGGTTCGAAGCCCAGAGTGCACAGGCAGCTCTCCACTAGCAGCCTCGCTAGCCGCCGCACAACTCTGCTGACCCACACCTGTGGTCCATCTACTCTCCGTCTCAGCCTCAACCTCAGCCTCCATGCAAAGCCCAAGCCTGCAGGCTCACTGAAGGATTTGGAGCAGGTGGATGGAGAAGCCACTATGGAGACCAGCAACTTTTAG